The Silene latifolia isolate original U9 population chromosome Y, ASM4854445v1, whole genome shotgun sequence sequence TATAaatcgagtcggaacggtagtatttcaaggatgatatagcatttgcacctgtttttgcctaagccttgctagattaacatgttattagtagaatcgtaactgcatatctacgagttttcgttaattatttgctgaactttagacttgacttagaaaattggcaagctacatcatatttctgagttattagagcctataactggtgacatctatgaccagtttatctaggatgtgagtagtactccttatgaggcatgtcacataaatgtgcataaatatgaacttaatctgcttaatacctgtacgcattcggtctgtggttagttgacacatgtggtagaggtttcccttttctcattttgcccataaactccacactgccaaaaatatcctttttgtcctatttactacatcctacatttagcatgtcccttgtcaagcttgtagtctgtgttcttggggttgttactcatttttggtggcttatgctttgttgagatgatggttgggaaatgaaataaaggaaggaaagaaaagaaaggaaaaaaaaaagaaatgaaaaaaaaatgattcgaaaaagaaaaaaagagttatgtactgtataagcagtcgatcgactgcccttatAAGACGATCGACTGAAGGTCCGTGAAGAaaggaaatcaattcgcataattcaatcctttatcttttggcgatttttgctcccataccattattcatattttatggggagttagttgattacttttatctctggaaattgtgagatttgtgcttgctatagcaccgtttctgttgtttttgagcaagaagttggatgttgccatttggttccgttttggtactagcttgatcacctgtacctccacttttccataaatgttttgcctcttcttacccatacctcacatatcccatatatacctcggcatgtgtcatggtcattttgttggttggaatgcgtatgtaaggttgtagagatcattttcatattagattgcaggcatgttcttattggtcgtagttaggtgagagtctttacaaaataaattctttctattctcttatatattcacctgtgcttatgtgtgatatgagcgacccgtgagagtccgatttgacaAGTCTCTATGGTTGATTGGTTCAAAGAATATttctaacgactccataactcgttgcatgattcatgttactaattgattgttagttatgcattaaaatggtttaggctttacatgttgcatttcgctctgagattgaactcgttccattaggtcattagatcgagtctagttcttgcttggggacaagcaagggttcggtttggggaagtttgatgcgtgtcttttatatgatgttttacatcccattttacacgcatttcagagctcattcatgttgtttatgctgcatttctccttatttccgtctacttccgtattttgtacattattgcagaaatgtgaagaatccagcggaaatcgagccaaatccgtccccaagtatcctgcattgcatatgacatgaagtattcacccgaggaacgagcttggtgcgcaattcaaggcccaaaagacaagtccacgagtttatagaagtctagTAGCAGCttaatcggtcgatcgaccacctccatTAGTCGAttgaccaaccatcgggttccagaagctaatGTTTgctgaagaccagtcgatcgaccagtcctatcagtcgatcgactcaactgctattccagacgagaattaaaagactgaggaagcgcaagcccatgatgctaggttttggaaataagaagttacgttaattgctatataacgtaacctagaaacatcagtatGGCATTCAGTTATTATTCAGTTTTTACATCTAGTTTTATTAGGTTTCACATTGAATTTTGGAAGATCATAAtttagggtttggattattgttgagcattggatttttcagttcttattcctaaactttcctctgcaatctcggtactctactgccctaattttagttcttctttattttcattagtatagaattgatagttaagATCCCGAAAGCCAATTCATTGTATTTGTTAATTGCTCACTTTATcgttcaagcatgaattcagtagttagttTTACCATCGTtaatgttattgtttttacccttagcatgagtagctaattagtttgtgctaagatgtaggcgaattttagcttaggcggcaaagtattgaacacggactgaattcgcgcgttagtcgatcgactgacattctcggtcgatcgactgacctcgtgaggttacccttcgttttaattgattttaatgttgtatttaacgaatcgaatgcatgcgaccagttagatgcttaatttatgactgacccattagatcgaaagatagggaaagttgtttgaccaccaattaagatgactacaCTGTGTTGAGGtcaaaagataggtatagtttagaccgttagtcacttttcaggacgagagtcagtattagtgatattagggacctatagcgagatcgaaagatgctatttgttaagagtggaccgagaggacctcttttttcccgcctcacttgtgtttgatttagacctgtttagtatgctgccgccgaagcattaatgaaccgaccatcctagtaccccttctttatctgtttaagccatctttttagtttactgtttttactcttagctttagatcaaatcaactcaacccccatacttgttaccttagactgaatttagacaactagaatttacatccgcctctttgtggttcgacccgactgccactagctatagttgtagttggaaattataaatcttatttttgacacctcacgacgggtatcaaattttggcgccgttgccggggaggcaatagttctaattttagttgttttatttttagtttttcttagtttaagggacttctgttccttaaacttttcttatattctttttgtagtttcttcttatgcgcaggtcacagggtggtgaactagtatcATTTGATCCTgggatagagaaatctttgcgcgagttgagacgaacacaaagggtattaccgacagaggaagagctgagtactctgtcaacctattacgagaacgagctgttcgaagaagacccacattcttcacccgtttccacttcttcagccgagacagtcacttctccagaaattctagtcatggccgaggaagcgagtatagctagtcattctgagccgacagctgagaacttatataaggggttcgaactaccaggagatgccaggaagttcgaaccaaagccttcatacatcaatatggttaagagaaaccagttcgggggagctgcaaatgaagatgaagctaagcatatggagacctttattgactactgctgttccatacccccaccagctggcatgacccaagaccagatcaaggagaccatgttcatcttctccctttgtgatgctgcaagggagtggtatagagatctggaccgagccgttcatgggattactgactggaattccttggcattagcattctacaagaagtacttttctgcttccaAGACGATCGccattagagcccaaatcacaagtttcaaacaagggccggatgagaacttccccgaggcatgggtccgatttacgAAGCCGGTGCGAACCATagcgcaccatgggttcgaaaaatggagcttgtgcaatcatttctataatgggttgtacgacgatcagagggccattttggatgctgcagccaatggccggtttgctgaaaatttgggagcaaccaaggggttaaagatcattgacgatctagctacccacaaggctgagtatgggaattccagagggaaccagaggagagctgctgaatcttcctctttTACTGCGCTTGAAGCTcctactgcgagatttgacaaatatgaatttggaggagcttctaaaggtgggatgtacaaggtaaatgctgtgtcagacggtgctttcgtctgtgaaaggtgtgaaggtgagggacacgtttcgaagaactgccctagtccctttaagtcttgtgctgcctttcaacactataggcagacaaacacctactatgagccgaatacccatccaaacttgagttggaggagccaaaatgtcctgaacccaactcaacctccgccgcagcagcaaccctatgtgccccctcatcaaaagcaacaacaatattagaaacctccctatgtgccgcagcagcaacaatcgcagaattctgaattttccgagcttaagaacttgttgctaaaggagtcccaagcaagagaggccgggatgaagctactagagagccaaattgctcaattggatagcaaaagtaacactcgagctccggggcactTACCGACccaaactgatcaaaaggagaccttaaatgccatcactttgaggagtgggtccacccttgagggtcctgccatggtcgaggacgctactgaaaaagatgagccggaaacaagtcaaaataaagcttcaacgaataattcaaagaaacaggtgtctaccaggtatatcagtcgatcgactgatatacccggtcgatcgactaatatgcgggttacaggagcttctagAACTGTTAACccaagtcgatcgactgagcaaggtggtcgatcgactgaggtcacTGCTGATgtcgaggaatttcgtccttcaatgcccgacaacttgagagaccatttgttccggaGTTCGACAGTCCCGAAGAcattaggacaagacccgagtgctgatgggtcagtcccggctccgaagttcgatccgatgacggttaatggttcacatttgagacggtctgaagaggggtcaagcttcaacaaggagaaggtgatggactttcagcctaagtccacggataccggcacgcgcgatttagaggagagggctaaggtacttcttacagccccatatccggagagactagtgccaacaaaggaacaggtatctttcagtaaatttgaaaaagttattcgtagcttgaatgtgcaagtacccttccttgagttggtcaatcaggtgcctgcctacactaaatttaTAAAACAACTCCTATCaaagaaaaagtcgcttgaacatgttcacattGTCGCTTTAACTAAAGAAtcttgctcttacttgtctcacactgcaccccataagctagaggacccgggtagcttttctgttccttgcaatataggtaccttctctattgagaaggcattatgtgacctaggagctagtataagcgtcatgcccttgagtctagctaggaagctcaagttgactaggtttgcagtgacggacatgacagttcagatggctgaccgatctgcggtccaacccataggagtcctagaggacatccctgtccaaatagggaagtttttcttccctgttgactttgtcgtccttgacatgcctggggatgctcatattcccattattttgggtaggccatttctgcacactgctggtgcagtcatagatgttggtctaggtaccttgactttcaaagtaggcaagcattctattgtctttgcccaaccggctatgaaaaaggaccccatgtggcctgtgacttgtaatacggtttctgaaaagaaatcgtactttgtgcttcctgaattacctatctctattactacttctgtgctaacccctccgccccagattgggagcaaaaaggaggaagaacctgttgttttagatgttgtaggagctggtttggggaaggaagtgctgcaagttgTTCCAGCagtaaagaagccgatcattcaaagaggaggtcttggttgtctaagctatggaattgatgaggtagttAATGATGAGCCGGTCAAAGCCagagagtctgatttggattctgacaagcccgaagagatccttgactggggagatgacgagagtgttgatccgttgagccatacggacacggaagctaagaagggtgcaactgctaagataagcaccgttgaggctacctctagtagccagaagccgacgaactgggccataccgtggtccttcttgatcaactattagttgatcgagctctttataaagctcactttatttgcttttgttaagacattttttattgcttttgtgtgcgcgaaaacttcgcattttattttgcttgcttaagatcttatacgtttgagactttgttttgggttttgtgcaattttgggcgcgtattattgtgcatttgcaggtttttagacctcatttgctcaagttattgagcaaatacgaagaaataagtagtacagcagtattttcagtcgatcgattggcttcattggtcgatcgactgagttgcactttccaggagcttctgttcctgttcatctggtcgatcgactgcgccttttggtcgatcgaccaaagacgctgctgtacctgttcacgacctctcccctgctgtgtttggtcgatttgcggacttaagggagtattctactccactttactttccgtcaatttatttatttcttctgattttctcaattgtgcacacttttaccgcttcaaaatcgttttctcggttttatgcgtggttttgcttgtcttttcaggtacctattagtagcactgctggctactgaaacctcctagctcacgctggtttagggaggtttcctttgctgcgcttaaagtcttgtaagttcccgattttcacttcatgtcttatttattttattttctcgcaaattcccatttctcttttctttcattacatgattttgcacaatggggacattgtgcgatttggtttggagaagggttttgcgtcgcatatcatttgcttgcattcacgtttaattttgttttgcattgtttcatttctcttatatatacagaaaacatcaaaaaaaaattgaaaaatttcaaaaaaaaaattccataaaatgcacgtttattttagcatataaatcgactcggaacggtagtatttcaaggatgatatagcatttgcacctgtttttgcctaagccttgctagattaacatgttattagtagaatcgtaattgcatatctacgagttttcgttaattatttgctgaactttagacttgacttagaaaattggcaagctacatcatatttctgagttattagagcttataactggtgacatctatgaccagtttatctaggatgtgagtagtactccttatgaggcatgtcacataaatgtgcataaatatgaacttaatatgcttaatacctgtacgcattcggtctgtggttagttgacacatgtggtagaggtttcccttttctcattttgcccataaactccacactgccaaaaatatcctttttgtcctatttactacatcctacatttagcctgtcctttgtcaagctagtagtctgtgttcttggggttgttactcatttttggtggcttatgctttgttgagatgatggttgggaaatgaaataaaggaaggaaagaaaagaaaggaaaaaaaagaaatgaaaaaaaaatgattcgaaaaagaaaaaaaaaagagttatgtactgtataagcagtcgatcgactgaccttataggtcgatcgactgaaggtccgTGAAGAAAGGAAAtgaattcgcataattcaatcctttatcttttggcgatcaCTACTACAAAAAGCGTTATGGATATCACTTTATAGACATCAGAGTTTTAAAAACCTGATGTACAAAATAATAGACATCAGAGATCTAAAAAAACCGATgtctatataatttaatatacATCGGTTCAATTTAAAAACTGATGTCCATTTTAAATAACATCGGACATATACAATATCCGATGTCTATTAATTTCCCCAAAATTGACTTAAAATAACTCATCCGCGTAGATCTGCTTTCTCTATCACTCATTCACTCTTTACTCTAACCTAATCTATCTCACTGGTGATTTACTCCGCCACTACCAACACTACATATGAAAGAAGGGGACTTCTCGTGCTCGACGCCATGACCGACCTCCATTATTCACTGGTTCTTCTTCTCTTCCTTCCGCTATTACACTTAACACTCTATAGATTTAATTATTTTCCCCTTTTAAGGTGGGTTCTCAGCTTTTAATTGATTAGTTATTGATTTTGGTAACATAAAGATGATGGCCGAGTTAATGGCAGGGTGGTGGGATGAAATCAATGAGTCAACTCGGTGGCAAGATGATATCTCTTTTACCCTTTCTGCTGCTTATGCTCTTGTTTCTCTTATTGCCCTTgtaattttcttctcttttttaactttggtttttgctttggtttATTTTACTGTGTTTTTTTGTGTGGTAATTGGTGTATGTTTGAATCTTTTTGGGTTTTTACTgttttgattttggttgattCTACTGTTATTTTTGTTGGTAAATTTGGTCAagttttttgtgtttgtatttggTAATTGTTGAAGATAAAGGTTGAATCTTTTTGGGTTTGTTGCTTACTTGCTTTTCTTTGTAAGTTGATAAAAGTTTACTTCTTTTTTGTTTGGAAATATTAGGTATTAGTtttgttgtaatttgtaatttgtggTTTTATAATTGAGGGAAAGTGAGAACCTCCGTCTCAAtcgtttgtttatctttgattaaaataccccttaaaatgaatataaaaggtaaacaaattgaGGCTGAGGAAGTAGATTATGCAGTTGAATGGATTGGTTAACTGTTGCAAGGCCTTGAATAATAGATTATGCAGGAATGTTATAGTTGTTTTGTgttgatcatttgtttaccttttttattgtTCGTGAGGAGCAATATTTTAATAAAAGGTAAACGAATGTTTGGGACGGAGAGGGAATAGTATAACTATCTCTGAAGTTGGAGTTGCCAAGTTCAGTGAATTGATTCTTTCTGTCATAAACTTGGTTGTACACCTCTTAAGCTAATTTGATAGAAGGTTCTACACCTCTACTACGTACTGTTTATGAATCTTGGGTTTGATTTTGATATAGTTCTTTTATGGCAGGTTCAACTTTTAAGGATTCAACGGAGAGTGCCTGAAAACGGTTGGACAACACAGAAGGTTTTACATCTTATGAATGTTATTGTTAATGGAGGTGACTGAGACTGCCTTCTTGATTGGTTATGTCCTTTTCTTGCTTATTTTTGCTTACCTTGTTTCTAAGACTGGGGCTTTGTATATTCTGCAGTGCGTGCAGCGAGTTTTGGCTTTCACATGCTTGTATTCGTTTTAAAGCCCAGGGTAAGTCGCATTGTTTGATTTACTTAGTTTCAAGATGCTTCACTTCCAATCGAGCTTTCATCTTATACTCCAATTTTCACATTCATCTTAGTGGTCCTTTTAAGGTGGGTTCtcagctttttttttttcaaatttataaaTCAATTTTTCTATCCATAAGTTCAGTTTTGGTCTTTTGGATGCTAATGCTTAGTGAGTggtttcacttttatgcttcTCTAGTTACCTTTGAGTTCGAATTCTTTGCGTGTATAACAGTTTATACTAATGGCTGTATACTGTAAAACATGTAGGTGGGACATTCTAAAACTTGTAATTTCATAAGTGAGAAGAAACTTGTTGCATTGCCTGGGCAAAAGAAGGTCTGCAAATAAATACTCGTACACTTTTTCTCCCTGATAAAAGTCGAATATCCGAGTTTTTGGTTTATACTAGTATCTGTATATATGTGCTTCTTTTTGCAGTGCTTCAAAGGCCTGGGTCAAGAAATCCATGTGTGTCGCCTATAGTAAGGTATTTGCTCTATAAAATATAGATCAACCATAACCCTTTCATTTCATTGTTATTCTTACTATGGAGCCACTGTTCTTCTATTTTAACTTGTTACTTGGGACAATTGTGAATTTGAACATTAGAGGTATATCTGATCGATCTCTTGATTAAACCATCATTGCTTCTTTCTTCACAAACCTAAGCCAATATCAGAAGTATATCTGATCGATCTCTTGTGTCAGGTAAGAACAATTTATGTTGCTTTGATAAAATGTGCTAATTACATTTAAAAACATATTATCTCACAATATATCTGTTTGGCCTCTTAATTACATTCTATGTGCTTTTGATATTTTGTTAGTTTTTTTTCCACATTTAGGTAAATCATGTGCAATCGAAGATAGACTAGATCCAGTTCTGTCAAAGAAGTCGGTGGCGCCAAGTAGTATCATCTTTTGGACCAATTTCTTTAATATCCACTCGTGTTATACAAATGTTTTCTATTTTTGTTGATAAGTTTGTTATCTATGTAAATTTGCACATAATGTATGTTACATATTTTGGTTAATTGACTTTGAGTAATTGGTTGATTGTATAAAGATAGTTGTTGTTGATTATCGAATCATCTTGCATTTGTGATCATGGGTATGACTAATTTCTGACAAAAATATAATGGCGTAATTTTTTTTTGTAGAATTAAAAAATAATAGACAGCGGATATTTATAAACACTGATGTCTATGTTATAAAATGGACATCAGACTTTAAAAAAACTCTGATGTCTATTCGACATATAGACATCGGATTTCGTAAAAGTCAGATGTCTATTACTCAAATAGACATCGGATTTCTTAAAAGTCTGATGTCTATTAATCAAATGGACATCAGACTTAAGTCTGATGTCCATTGGGCTTATAATGGACATGACTCAACTTAACATCGGTTGAGTATCCGATGTCCATGGCCTAAAAAGTCCGATGTAGGTAATGAGTTTTGTAGTAGTGGATTTTTGCTCCCATAccattattcatattttatggggagttagttgattactttta is a genomic window containing:
- the LOC141628952 gene encoding tobamovirus multiplication protein 1-like, with translation MMAELMAGWWDEINESTRWQDDISFTLSAAYALVSLIALVQLLRIQRRVPENGWTTQKVLHLMNVIVNGVRAASFGFHMLVFVLKPRVGHSKTC